The proteins below are encoded in one region of Oncorhynchus tshawytscha isolate Ot180627B linkage group LG04, Otsh_v2.0, whole genome shotgun sequence:
- the LOC112248399 gene encoding beta-crystallin B3-like: MSEQQSAPEQLAAGKSLGGAGATYKVVLFEFENFQGRKAEFSTECKDVSEKGLEKVGSMLVESGPWVGYDRQGFAGEQFVLEKGEYPRWDTWTNSQYSYSFWSMRPLKVDSAEHKLHLFESPGFTGRKMEIVDDDVPSLWGHGFQDRVASVKALNGTWVGYMYPGYRGCQYVFECGDFKHWNDWDAPAPQIQSVRRVRDMQWHKRGCFTVPAPSPDPAPAPAPAPAPAPPAPPAASGAS; encoded by the exons ATGTCGGAGCAGCAGAGCGCCCCTGAGCAACTGGCTGCAGGGAAGAGCCTGGGTGGAGCAGGAGCCACTTACAAG GTGGTGCTGTTTGAGTTTGAGAATTTCCAGGGCCGCAAGGCTGAGTTTTCTACTGAGTGTAAAGATGTTTCAGAGAAGGGCCTGGAGAAGGTGGGCTCTATGCTGGTTGAGTCTGGCCC ATGGGTGGGGTATGACCGCCAGGGGTTTGCAGGTGAGCAGTTTGTTCTGGAGAAAGGCGAGTATCCACGCTGGGACACCTGGACCAACAGCCAGTACAGCTACTCCTTCTGGTCCATGCGGCCTCTCAAAGTG GATAGTGCCGAACACAAGCTCCATCTGTTTGAGAGCCCAGGCTTCACTGGTAGAAAGATGGAgattgttgatgatgatgttccCAGTTTGTGGGGACATGGTTTCCAAGATCGCGTAGCGAGTGTCAAGGCCCTCAACGGAAC ATGGGTTGGCTACATGTACCCTGGCTACAGGGGGTGCCAGTACGTGTTTGAGTGTGGAGACTTCAAGCACTGGAATGACTGGGATGCCCCTGCACCTCAGATCCAGTCTGTCCGACGTGTGCGAGACATGCAGTGGCACAAGAGGGGGTGTTTCACCGTCCCTGCTCCTTCCCCAGATCCAGCTCCTGCCCCCGCTCCTGCCCCAGCACCTGCACCCCCTGCACCCCCTGCCGCCTCCGGGGCCAGCTGA